Proteins encoded together in one Euzebyales bacterium window:
- a CDS encoding cupin domain-containing protein, which produces MITIDDLHAVELDSSRHVIYDRPIGVRLLHQDPLSGAEHYVVRYPAGLAAQRHRHSAAHTIVVLEGRLAVNGVKIGPGSYCHFPAGEPMHHAPADDGSCLFVIIFDGPFDVEPLGDG; this is translated from the coding sequence ATGATCACCATCGACGATCTGCACGCGGTCGAGCTCGACAGCTCCCGGCACGTGATCTACGACCGCCCGATCGGCGTGCGGCTCCTCCACCAGGATCCACTCTCGGGCGCGGAGCACTACGTCGTCCGCTATCCCGCCGGACTGGCGGCCCAGCGGCACCGTCACTCGGCCGCCCACACCATCGTGGTCCTCGAGGGACGCCTCGCCGTCAACGGCGTGAAGATTGGCCCCGGCAGCTACTGCCACTTCCCGGCAGGCGAACCGATGCACCATGCTCCGGCCGATGACGGGTCGTGCCTGTTCGTGATCATCTTCGACGGCCCGTTCGACGTGGAGCCGCTCGGCGACGGTTGA
- a CDS encoding peroxiredoxin — protein MTHDPLQLPADLPRPVDDGAADHLRGRWLPSVEVLATDGTMVDLSAVSSAWTVVYIYPRTGVPGVDPPIGWDDIPGARGCTPQSCSFRDEHAEFAGLGAAVYGLSTQSHDQQVQFSRRQHLPFLLLSDPEQVMGEALRLPTFEADGIVAYKRMTLIVRDGAIVHVRYPVFPPDRDADEVLAWLRDATAVD, from the coding sequence ATGACGCACGATCCGTTGCAGCTCCCGGCCGACCTGCCGCGCCCGGTCGACGACGGCGCGGCCGATCACCTTCGCGGTCGATGGCTGCCGTCGGTTGAGGTCCTCGCGACAGACGGGACCATGGTCGACCTGTCCGCGGTGTCGTCGGCGTGGACGGTCGTCTACATCTACCCGCGGACCGGCGTGCCGGGCGTCGACCCACCCATCGGCTGGGACGACATCCCGGGCGCGCGCGGCTGCACGCCGCAGTCGTGCAGCTTCCGGGACGAGCACGCCGAGTTCGCTGGCCTCGGCGCGGCCGTGTACGGTCTGAGCACCCAGTCCCACGACCAGCAGGTCCAGTTCAGCCGCCGGCAGCACCTGCCGTTCCTGCTGCTCAGCGACCCCGAACAGGTCATGGGAGAGGCGTTGCGGCTGCCGACGTTCGAGGCCGACGGCATCGTCGCCTACAAGCGGATGACGCTCATCGTCCGCGACGGCGCTATCGTCCACGTGCGCTACCCCGTGTTCCCGCCGGATCGAGACGCCGACGAGGTCCTGGCTTGGCTGCGGGACGCGACAGCCGTCGACTGA